The nucleotide sequence AAAACACCTTGATCAACAATGGGTTGCGTCATAAAACGATCCCACATAAAATAATCGGCTGTGTTGTTGGTTAATGCTTCAACAGCACCGCTTAAGGTGTTTATTATTTCGAATGATAGGGAATCGAAACTCCATTTTTGATTGGCTGCATTCACATAAGTCATCAATTCTGAACCAGAACCATAGCGCGAAATGGCTGCTTTTTTTCCATACAAATCATCAACCGTTTGGTAATTGCTCTTCGCGTTTACGTGAATTCCCCATTGCAAAGGCGATTGCACGTAGGTTTGCAAAATAACCGACTCGTTTCCATTGGCAATGTCTTTTAAAATTCCTTCGGTTAAAATCACGGCTAAATCGGTTTCATTTTTGCGCAACATTTCACACATTTTTCCTGTGCCTTCGGGTATATCGGTCCATTGTAAATCAATACCTATTTCATTAAACATTCCTTCATCAATCGTTAATTGCCAAGGAAAATTAAAATGTTCGGGTACGCCAACAATTCTAACGGTTTTCATAAAAAGTTGTAATTAAAAATTAAGTAAATGTACTATTTTAATTTATTATTTAGCACAGTAATCAAGGTTTGATATTTCGATAGCTCAACCAATTCCTCGTTATTTGTGGTAGAATCAATTAAAGAATCGATTAATTCTTGAATTTTTGCAATTCGGTTTTTTGCGAGCAGCGGTTGTTTGGTGGCAATGGCATCGATAATTTCTTGTGTAAGTTGATGTAAATCAGATAGCTTCAAAATTGTTAATTTTATTCTTACAAAAATAAGCTTTCTATATAGTTTATGTATATTTGATTATCAAAATTTATCGTTAAAAAATGGCAAAAAAAATATCGAGTTTAGAAGATTTAGGTGGATTTGTTTTTTCAACCAATAAAGATTTCGATTTTGAACAAAATTCTGAAAATGAAGAAACATTAGCACCCAACAAACAATTATTAGAAGCGCATTTAGACAAGAAAAACCGCGGTGGAAAAGTAGCAACTGTTATAAAAGGTTTTGTAGGATCTACTGATGATTTAAAGGTTTTAGCTAAAGAATTAAAAACCTTGTGTGGTGTGGGTGGAAGTGCAAAAGATGGTGAAATTATTATTCAAGGAAATTTTCGGGATAAAATAATAGATTATCTTAAAAATGAGGGATATAAAGTAAAACGAGTGGGAGGTTGATATGCAAAAGATAAAAGATTCAGAACTTATTTTAAATCCGGATGGCAGCGTTTATCATTTGAATTTAAAACCCCAAGACATTGCCAATGATATTATTTTTGTTGGCGATCAAGATCGGGTAGCATCCATAACAAAATATTTTGATTCGATTGAATTTTCTACACAAAAGCGCGAATTCAAAACCGAAACCGGAATTTATAAAGGCAAGCGGATAACCGTGATTTCAACTGGAATTGGTCCTGATAATATCGATATTGTGCTGAATGAATTAGACGCTTTGGTAAATATCGATTTCGCCACAAAAACAGTAAAACCAAATTTAACCAGTTTAAATATTGTTCGCGTGGGAACTTCAGGTTCCTTGCAAACAGCAATACCTGTTGATTCATTGTTAATGTCGGCATTTGCTATTGGTACAGACAATATGTTGCGCAGTTATGAGCTACAAAATATTCAAAATCAATCCATAGAAAAAGCGTTTGTAAACCACACCAATTGGGATCTTTCTAAAGGTTTGCCTTATGTTATTTCTGCTGATAATGATTTATTGAAGAAATTTCAATCTGATAGAATTTTTGAAGGAATTACCATAACAGCCCCCGGATTTTATGGTGCACAAGGCAGAATTTTACGATTACCCTTGCAAGATGCATTTTTGAATGATAAAATAGATTCGTTTGCTTATAAAGGATTAAAAGCCACCAATTTAGAAATGGAAACCGCTGCAATTTATGGATTAGCAAAACTTTTAGGACACAGAGCATTGTCGTTAAATGCGATTGTTGCCAATCGTAAAAACGGAACTTTTAGCGCTGATCCTTATAAAACGATTGATGCATTGATTTGTTTTACATTAGATCGAATACTCGCATAAAAAAGAGGCTGTCCAAAAAGGGCAGTCTTTTTTTTATGCGGCTAATTTTTGATAGTGAAAATTTTGATGATTATTTTTAGTTGAAGAAAATTCTTGATGCTTAAAAATGAAAATTTCAATTTCAAAAATCATTTTTGAACCTCGTTTTGCGGTTTTTACAACAATTTTCTTAGAAGTCGCTCCTTTAGCCACCATTTTTCTAAAATTATGTCCAAGAGCCATCAGTAGAAATTCTAATTCTACTTTTTCTAATCCTTTGAATGTAAATCTGTTAAATTTATTATTGCTTTTGAGTTGACCAAAGACAGCTTCTACTTCTATCGGGCGTTTGCTTCGGTGTTTTAAACCTTCTTCGCTAGTTAATAATGTTTTAGCCTTGTGTTTTAATTCATTTAATCGGTGGTTGACTTCTATTTTTCGGTTGCCTTTTGCATTGAAACATTCCCCTCGAAGCGGACAATTGTTGCAGTTTTTAGCTTGATAATAAGACACTTGCGATTCGTATCCGTTGCTCGAAATTCGTTTGCCTTTGCCTATATTTTCCATTCGTTGACCCATCGGACAAACGTAAAAATCTTGTTCTTGGTTATAGAATAAATTCTGAACCAAAAACGGATTGTTTTCCATCTTCTTTTTCTGTTCTGCATGAAAATAATTATACTTCACATACGCTGTAACGCTCTTATTTTCAAGCATTTCGTAATTCTCCTCACTTCCGTATCCTGCATCGGCAACCACTTCTTTGCTTTGTTTTTTGTAAGCATTTTCAAAACCTTCCAAATGAGATTCTAAAGTGGTGGTGTCACCAGGTTTTTGATGGATAGAGATGTGTGTAATAAACTGGTTTTCAGTTGAAATCTGCGTATTATAAGCCGGTTTAAGCTGTCCGTTTTTCATGTGATCTTCCTTCATCCGCATAAAAGTAGCGTCGGGGTCGGTTTTGCTGTAAGAATTCCTATCGCCTAAAGTTTCTAGGTCTTTTTCGTATTTTTCTAATTTTGGAAGATGCTCATCCTGAAGTTTTTGTAGCTCTTTTGCCTGTTTTTTGGTAGGTTCTTTTAGTTTTTTGTTCAATTCAGATAACTTCTCTTTTAGTTCTTCGGAATTGATTTTTTTGGGCAGTTCTTCCTTGTTAAGTTCTTGATTATCTGATTGAATACTGTTTTCAATATCTGAAAGAATCGTATTGATTTTAACTTCTAATTTTTCTTTGTACTTTTCCACAGAACCCCGCCAAACGAAGGTGTATTTATTGGATTTTGCCTCTATTTTTGTGCCGTCAATATACTGAATATCAAGGCTGATGTAGCCCAATTCTACCAGCATTTTCACCACTTCGGCAAACAAATCTTTGATTTTCTCCTTCAAAATTTTCCCTCTAAATTCGTTGATGGTTCTAAAATTTGGCGTAGAATTTCCCGAAATGTACATAAAATGAATGTTTTCGGTAAGGGCTTTGGCGATTTTTCTACACGAATAAATGTTGGACAAATAGCTGTAAAACAACACTTTAATCATCATTCTCGGATGATATGCAGAGCAACCTCCGCCTAAGTAAAGATTTGTAATATCGCTGATATCCAATTGATTAACCACCGAATCCACCAACCGAACGGGGTGGTCTTCTGGAATCAAATCAAAAATATTGATAGGGAAAAGTTCTGGAGAGTTGCCTGTTTGATTTTTAAATGTTACCTTAGCCATAGTTGGGTTTTTTGTTCAACTCTAAAATACGAATTTTTTAGAGAAAACACAACAAAAAAAGGGCTGCCCAAACTTTTTGGACAGCCTCTTTGTTTTATTCATCATCGGCAAAACGGGTAATTTCTCTTTCGTAAAATTCACCAGCAAGATCAATTAAACGATCCATTTCTTCTTTAAGTTCTATTTCTTCAGATTCGTCTAATTCCTCTAAAAATTCAATGTTTTCTGTTTCTAAATCAATAATGAATCGGGGATATTCTAAATGTATCACAAATAAATGATCAGGAAAATCGGTGTTATCGGCTAAAACAAATTTTGGTAAATCCATTGCTTAAATTTTTATGTTATTGTTAATATATCTTTTTGACATGAAATGGAAGCGAAGATACGAAAAAATTGCAGCCACGGTTAATCCTGCCAACAATCCATACCAAATACCTTCTGCTTGTAAACGGGTGTATAGTCCTAAATAAACACACAGCGGAAAACCAATTACCCAATAAGATATAAAAGTAATAATCATGGGCAAATTCACGTCTTGCAAGCCTCTTAAAGCGCCCAATGCGGTTACCTGAATACCGTCTGATATTTGAAAAATCGCGGCAATCAGTAATAATTTTCCAGCAATATCAATTACTTCTTGGTTTGTAATTGCTTGGCTAATATCGGTATTATCTAAAAAAAGCAAGGGAATATAGTTGTGAAATAACACAAAAAACAATGCAAAGCCTGAATAAAGAATCAAGGTCATTAACATAATTGATTTGGCAACGGTTTCCATTTTCACATAATCTTTCAAACCTTTTTGATTGCCCACACGTATCATGGCTGCAACGCTCAACCCCGAAGCAAACATAAAAGTCATGGAAGCC is from Paenimyroides aestuarii and encodes:
- a CDS encoding translation initiation factor, whose amino-acid sequence is MAKKISSLEDLGGFVFSTNKDFDFEQNSENEETLAPNKQLLEAHLDKKNRGGKVATVIKGFVGSTDDLKVLAKELKTLCGVGGSAKDGEIIIQGNFRDKIIDYLKNEGYKVKRVGG
- a CDS encoding substrate-binding domain-containing protein gives rise to the protein MKTVRIVGVPEHFNFPWQLTIDEGMFNEIGIDLQWTDIPEGTGKMCEMLRKNETDLAVILTEGILKDIANGNESVILQTYVQSPLQWGIHVNAKSNYQTVDDLYGKKAAISRYGSGSELMTYVNAANQKWSFDSLSFEIINTLSGAVEALTNNTADYFMWDRFMTQPIVDQGVFRRIGVCPTPWPCFMIVARKDFYNQNKALVNNLIETINQTTAEFKMIPSIDKTLASVFNQKLEDIQQWLQITKWSQKKPTETQFNQIIADLIQFKIINQPLSYSEVVV
- a CDS encoding nucleoside phosphorylase; translated protein: MQKIKDSELILNPDGSVYHLNLKPQDIANDIIFVGDQDRVASITKYFDSIEFSTQKREFKTETGIYKGKRITVISTGIGPDNIDIVLNELDALVNIDFATKTVKPNLTSLNIVRVGTSGSLQTAIPVDSLLMSAFAIGTDNMLRSYELQNIQNQSIEKAFVNHTNWDLSKGLPYVISADNDLLKKFQSDRIFEGITITAPGFYGAQGRILRLPLQDAFLNDKIDSFAYKGLKATNLEMETAAIYGLAKLLGHRALSLNAIVANRKNGTFSADPYKTIDALICFTLDRILA